The following are from one region of the Sandaracinus amylolyticus genome:
- the hrpB gene encoding ATP-dependent helicase HrpB: MRAIRPLVVPIEALPIDPFLPEITAAARAGNLVLVAEPGAGKTTRVPRALLLESGLADAGEIVVLEPRRIATRMAAKRVAEELGEEVGGRVGYTVRFDDVSSARTRVRFVTEGVLTRRLVADPTLRGVSCVVLDELHERSLHADLALAMVRALQRAERPDLRLVAMSATLEAERVASFLDAPVVRVPGRRYEVTIEHAEGADDRPLERRVAAAVKRALRESSEGHVLVFLPGAAEIRRAAEALEEGARALDVDVLPLHGDLPPAEQDRAVRPSARRKVILATNVAETSLTIDGVVAVVDSGLARVARHSPWSGLPTLETEPICQASATQRAGRAGRTRAGRAIRLYTKHDHDTRPRHDAPEIQRVDLADTVLALRARGVRDVLEFPFFEAPPRAAIVAADRLLSLLGATTHEGALTGVGRDLLALPLHPRLGRVVLEADAHGLGARGATLAALLAERDLRMSMRTRMSRDRDHAHESGTSDAVHRLELFETVAAQGVSASRLRAHELDVAGGMAAARASEQIVRALKRVKGRPSEHADLDEDAILRRALLAGFPDRVARRRRAKEPEVVLAGGGSARLAETSVVREPELMVAIDAEERRGAIEVRTASAIEAEWLLEMLPDAIEDVRELRFDPKTRRIEKIAALRYLGLTIDESRGDAAGEPGAAAVLARALMEQGIDRLIDREALAQLRLRLALARKVDPSLPELDDARLLSVLEQASEGRRSVDEVKGAGLFDLLLADLGHDVTSKLDRLAPDHVSLPGRKRVAVHYEVDRPPWIESRMQDFFGWLEGPRIGGEPVVLHLLAPNQRAVQVTTDLAGFWDRHYPTLRKELMRRYPRHAWPDDPRKPLPPK; the protein is encoded by the coding sequence ATGCGCGCTATACGGCCTCTCGTCGTGCCGATCGAAGCGCTCCCGATCGATCCCTTCCTGCCCGAGATCACCGCGGCCGCGCGGGCGGGCAACCTGGTGCTCGTCGCCGAGCCGGGCGCGGGCAAGACGACGCGCGTGCCGCGTGCGCTGCTGCTCGAGAGCGGGCTCGCGGACGCTGGTGAGATCGTGGTGCTCGAGCCGCGGCGCATCGCGACGCGCATGGCGGCCAAGCGCGTCGCCGAGGAGCTCGGCGAGGAGGTCGGCGGGCGCGTCGGGTACACGGTGCGCTTCGACGACGTGTCGAGCGCGAGGACGCGCGTGCGCTTCGTGACCGAGGGCGTGCTCACGCGACGGCTGGTCGCCGATCCGACGCTGCGCGGCGTGTCGTGCGTGGTGCTCGACGAGCTGCACGAGCGATCGCTGCACGCCGATCTCGCGCTCGCGATGGTGCGCGCGCTGCAGCGCGCGGAGCGGCCCGATCTGCGGCTCGTCGCGATGAGCGCGACGCTCGAGGCGGAGCGCGTCGCGTCGTTCCTCGACGCGCCGGTGGTGCGGGTGCCCGGGCGCCGCTACGAGGTGACGATCGAGCACGCGGAGGGAGCAGACGACCGCCCGCTCGAGCGGCGCGTCGCGGCCGCGGTGAAGCGTGCGCTGCGCGAGTCGAGCGAGGGGCACGTGCTGGTGTTCCTGCCCGGCGCGGCGGAGATCCGTCGCGCGGCCGAGGCGCTCGAAGAGGGTGCGCGCGCGCTCGACGTCGACGTGCTCCCGCTGCACGGCGATCTGCCGCCCGCGGAGCAGGATCGCGCGGTGCGTCCCTCGGCGCGCCGCAAGGTGATCCTCGCGACCAATGTCGCCGAGACGTCGCTGACGATCGACGGAGTGGTCGCGGTGGTGGACTCGGGGCTCGCGCGGGTCGCGCGGCACTCGCCGTGGTCGGGCCTGCCCACGCTCGAGACCGAGCCGATCTGTCAGGCGAGCGCGACGCAGCGCGCGGGACGCGCGGGGCGCACCCGCGCCGGGCGCGCGATTCGTCTCTACACCAAGCACGATCACGACACGCGGCCGCGCCACGACGCGCCCGAGATCCAGCGCGTCGATCTCGCCGACACCGTGCTCGCGCTGCGTGCGCGAGGGGTGCGTGACGTGCTCGAGTTCCCGTTCTTCGAGGCCCCGCCGCGCGCTGCGATCGTGGCCGCGGATCGGCTGCTCTCGCTGCTCGGCGCGACGACGCACGAAGGTGCGCTGACGGGCGTGGGGCGCGATCTGCTCGCGCTGCCGCTCCATCCCCGGCTCGGACGGGTGGTGCTCGAGGCGGACGCGCACGGGCTCGGGGCGCGGGGCGCGACGCTCGCCGCGTTGCTCGCGGAGCGCGATCTGCGGATGTCGATGCGCACGCGGATGTCGCGCGATCGCGATCACGCGCACGAGAGCGGGACGAGCGACGCGGTGCACCGGCTCGAGCTCTTCGAGACGGTCGCGGCGCAGGGTGTGAGCGCGTCGCGGCTGCGCGCGCACGAGCTCGACGTCGCGGGCGGGATGGCGGCGGCGCGGGCGTCCGAGCAGATCGTGCGCGCGCTGAAGCGCGTGAAGGGCCGTCCGAGCGAGCACGCCGATCTCGACGAGGACGCGATCCTGCGGCGCGCGCTGCTCGCGGGGTTTCCCGATCGCGTCGCGAGGAGACGGCGCGCGAAGGAGCCCGAGGTGGTGCTCGCGGGCGGGGGCTCGGCGCGGCTCGCGGAGACGAGCGTGGTGCGCGAGCCCGAGCTGATGGTCGCGATCGACGCCGAGGAGCGGCGCGGGGCGATCGAGGTGCGCACCGCGAGCGCGATCGAGGCCGAGTGGCTGCTCGAGATGCTGCCCGATGCGATCGAGGACGTGCGCGAGCTGCGCTTCGATCCGAAGACGCGGCGCATCGAGAAGATCGCGGCGCTGCGTTATCTCGGGCTCACCATCGACGAGTCGCGCGGAGACGCTGCGGGCGAGCCGGGCGCGGCCGCGGTGCTGGCGCGCGCGCTGATGGAGCAGGGGATCGATCGGCTGATCGATCGCGAGGCGCTCGCGCAGCTGCGATTGCGGCTCGCGCTGGCGCGCAAGGTCGATCCCTCGCTCCCCGAGCTCGACGATGCGCGTTTGCTGTCGGTGCTCGAGCAGGCGAGCGAAGGACGGCGCAGCGTCGACGAGGTGAAGGGCGCCGGGCTCTTCGATCTGCTGCTCGCGGACCTCGGGCACGACGTGACGTCGAAGCTCGATCGGCTCGCGCCCGACCACGTCTCGCTGCCGGGGCGCAAGCGGGTGGCGGTGCACTACGAGGTCGATCGTCCGCCGTGGATCGAGAGCCGGATGCAGGACTTCTTCGGCTGGCTCGAGGGGCCGCGGATCGGGGGCGAGCCGGTGGTGCTGCACCTCCTCGCGCCGAACCAGCGCGCGGTGCAGGTCACCACCGACCTCGCGGGGTTCTGGGACCGCCATTATCCGACGCTGCGCAAAGAGCTGATGCGCAGATATCCGCGCCACGCGTGGCCGGACGATCCGCGCAAGCCGCTCCCGCCGAAGTGA